DNA from Actinoplanes sp. SE50/110:
ACAGCTCGTCGAAGCTCGTCCCGCCGGCCACGATGGCTTCGCCGAGAACGTCGCGGACGTGCTGCAGCAGGCGGGCGACGGCCGGTCTGCTCAGTTTGTCGGTGGGCCGGGTGCCGTGCAGCCGGGCGCGCCAGAGGGCCTCGTCGGCGTAGATGTTGCCGACGCCGGAGATCAGGGACTGGTCGAGGAGGGCGCGTTTGACCTCGGTGTGCCGGCCGCGGAGGCGGGCGGAGAAGGCGTCGTCGTCGAAGAGCGGGTCGATCGGGTCGCGGGCGATGTGCGAGATCTCGGCGGGCAGGTCGGCGCCGCCCTCCGAGACGGACAGGCCGCCGAACGTGCGCTGGTCGACGAAGCGCAGCTCGGGGCCGTCGTCGGTGAAGCGGAACCGGACCCGCAGGTGTTTCTCGTCGTCGGCGGTGCCGGGCTGCATCAGGAGTTGGCCGCTCATCCCCAGGTGGGCGATGATCGCGTCGCCGGAGTCCAGCGGCAGCCACAGGTATTTGCCCCGGCGGGCGACGTCCAGGATGGTGCGGCCGGTCAGCATGGCGATGAAGTGGGTGTCGCCGGGCAGGTGCCGGCGGATCGCCCGGGGGTGGTGCACCTCGACCGCCGAGACGGTGCGGCCGGTCACCCACTTGGCCAGGCCCATCCGGACGGTTTCGACCTCGGGTAGCTCAGGCAACGGGGGTCCTCACATGGCATAGGGGGCGGGGCGTGCGGCCGTCACATCGTGTAGGGCCAGACGGTGATCAGGTAGGCGCCGTACCAGAGGCCGAAGGCGGCCCAGGCGGTGATCGACAGGATCGCGACCCGGGGGCGGGCGCGGGCGGCGGCGAGGACTGCGGGCAGCAGGGTCAACAGTACGGGCAGCAGCAGGCGGGGCTTGGAGTGGTAGAAGCCGGCCTGGCCGTAGACGAGGATCATCGCGACGACGCCGTAGACCGCGAGTGGCGGCCACGGTTTCTGGGCCAGGGCGACGCCGGCGGCGGCCAGGGCGACGAGCAGGATCAGGCCGACACTGACCTGCACCCAGCCGTCGCCGCTGGTGAACGTGTCGTGCAGGAAGCGGACCGTGCTGCGGCCGTAGTCGAAGGACGTGCCCCACCCCGCCGTCTGGATCTTGAACCAGGCGGTCCAGTCGCCGACCCGCCAGCCGACCCAGCCCAGGAACAGGGGGACACCGGCCAGCGCGGTCGCGGCCGCCGCCAGCGGTTTGATCCTGTTGGGTTCGTCACGGAGGGCCATCACGGCGGCGACCGCCAGGGCGATCGCGGCGGCGGCACCGGTCGGGCGGGTCAGGGCGGCGCCGAGGCCGAGTACGGCGGCCGGCAGCCAGGCGCGGCGGTGCGCGGCGGCCAGCATGCCGGCGACGAGGGCCAGGAACAGGCTTTCCGAGTACGCCATGGACAGCACCACCGACACCGGTGCCGAACAGCAGATCGCCACCAGCGCCCACCCGGCCCGCTTGCCGTACAGCGTGGTGCCGAGCAGGTGCAGCGCGACCGCTGCGCCGATCGAGGCGAGCCAGGCCACCGCGACCGCGGCCGTGCCGGGCGCCACGCCGAGCGCCGACACCGCGCGGATCAGTGACGGGTACAGCGGGAAGAACGCGAGCTCGTTCGCCTGCAGCACGTGGTTCTCGTCGTAGGTGTAGCCGTGCGGGTAACCGTTGTTCGCCACCCGCAGGAACCAGCCGCCGTCCCAGACCAGCAACCGCTGCCACACCCCGCCGTGCGACGTCGACGCGCCGCCCAGCCACCAGATCATCAGGAGCTGGCCGACCCGGGTCAGCGCGAGCAGCCCGACCGCGACGGCGACCCCGGGACCGCCGCCGGCCTTCTCCCACAGGGTCTGCGGGGCGGCGGGCGGCTCCGGGGTGTCCGTCACGGCCGGCGCCGCCTTACTCGGGCTTGTCGTCGCCATCTGCTTCGCTCCGCTCGGTGAGCATTCGCCAGGCGGCCGCGGCGGCCCGCTGCTCGGCCTGCTTCTTGCTGCGCCCGTCGGATCCGCCGTAGCGGACCCCGGCGACCACCACCCAGGCGGTGAACGTCTTGGCGTGGTCCGGCCCGGAGTCCTCGATCACGTAGTCGGGCACGCCCAGCCCGAGGGCCGCGGTCAGCTCCTGCAGGCTGGTCTTCCAGTCGAGCGCGGCGCCCCGGCCGGCCGATTCGGCCATCAGCGGGTCGAACAGCCGGTGGATCACCTCGCCGGCCGTCTCCAGGCCGTGCTCCAGGTAGATCGCGCCGAGCAGCGCCTCCAGCGTGTCGGCCAGGATGCTCGCCTTGTCCCGGCCGCCGGTGGTCTCCTCACCCTTGCCGAGCAGCAGGTGCGGGCCGAGGCCGCCGTCGCCGAGTCCGCGGGCCACGTCGGCGAGCGCGTGCATGTTGACCACGCTGGCCCGCAGCTTGGCGAGCTGACCCTCGGGCAGGTCGGGGTGGTTGTGGAAGAGCGCCGACGTGATCACCACGCCGAGCACCGAGTCGCCGAGGAACTCCAGGCGCTCGTTGGTGGGCAGCCCGCCGTTCTCGTACGCGTACGAGCGGTGGGTCAGCGCGCGTTCCAGCAGGTCGGCCTCGAACGGGACGCCGAAGGCTTCTTCCAGGGGCAGGGTGGGGGGACGGCGGCGCTTGTCATTCATGCGATACCTCGTTGTACGACATCATTGCGGCGTTGGCGTCTCGGCGGTGCAGGTCGGCGGCGAAGGCAATGCCCTGGGCGAGGTCCGGGCCGGTGGCGGCGCCGTGGCAGACGACCACGATGCCGCGGACACCCAGCAGTACGGCCGCACGCACCTCGTCGGATCGTTTTCCGGCGTGCGCCGCTTCCAGGGCTTTCAGCAGGATGTTGCCGGTGAAACCGTCGGTGACCACGACGTCGGCGGCGAAGCCGTGCACGACGTCGCCGCCCTCGACCAGGCCGGCGTAGCGCAGCGGCAGTTCCTCCAGCAGCGGCGCGACGGTCCGGCGCAGCCGGTCGCCCTTGCCGTGTTCGGTGCCGATGGTGAGCAGGCCGACCCGCGGCTCGGGGACGTCGTGCACCGCGGCGGCGTAGGCGGCGCCGAGCCGGGCGTGCATGACCAGGGTGTGCTCGTCCGGGTCGACGGTCGAGCCGACGTCGAGCAGCACGAGGCGGCCGGCGGCGGTGGGCAGCACGGCGGCGAGCGGAGGGCGGCGGACTCCGGGTCGGCGGCCCAGGGCGCGTGCCGCGGCGAGCACGGTCTGGCCGGTGTCGCCCGCGGAGACCAGGGCGTCGGCCAGGCCGGCGGCGACCGCTTCGGCGGCGGTGCCGGCGGGCACGGCGGTGATGCGATGGCGCTGCGCCGGATGCAGGGCGGCGAGCACCGCGTCGGCGGCTTCGGCCGGGCCGACGAGGGTCAGGTGCAGGGACGGGTCGTCCGTGACGGCACGCAGAGCGCCGTCAACCACGACGGCGGGAGCATGGTCCCCGCCGAGGAGGTCGACGGCGATCCGCGCGGTGCCCCGCTCCCGTGCGGGAACCGGGGCACCGGTGGAACGCCACTGCTCAGGTACGAGCCGCCCGATGATCGGGCGAGTCACTCGGCGACGTCAGACCTCGAGGACCTGACGGCCGTTGTAGGTGCCGCAGACCGAGCAGGCGGTGTGCGGCAGCTTCGGCGACTTGCACTGGGGGCACGCCACGGTCGAGACCGCGGTCGCCTTCCAGTTCGCCCGGCGCGAGCGGGTGTTGCTGCGCGACATCTTGCGCTTGGGGACGGCCACGGTTCCTACTCCTCGTTACTCGATAGATTGCGCAAAGCGGCCCAGCGGGGGTCGACTTCCTCGTGACTGTGATCAGCGGGAAGGTCGTCGAAGTGCACCCCGCACTCGGGGCACAGCCCTGGGCAGTCCGGCCGGCAGAGCGGATTGGTCGGCAGGGTCAGCACCACCGCGTCCCGTACCGCCGGCTCCAGGTCGATCAGGTCGCCCTGCATCCGGCCGACCTCGTCCTCGTCGGTGGTCTCCTCGGTGGTGCTGTCCGCGTACGCGAACATCTCCCCGATGGTCACCTCGAAGGACCTGTCGATCTCGTTGAGGCACCGGCCGCACTCGCCGTTGAGCGAGCCCCGCACGGCACCGCTGACGTAGACCCCCTCGGAGACCGACGTCATGCTCAGATCGAGCTCGAGGTCGGAACCCTCAGGGACCGAGATCAACTCCAGGCCGAGGTCCGCCGGTGCCGGAACCACCTGTTTCAGGGCACGCGTCGCACCAGGTTGCCGCGGTAGCTTCGTCGTGTCGACGACCAGCGGCTTCCTGGGATCCAGGTGACTCTGCGGTGACTTGGGCATCTTGATCCTCAGCCATGGGTAGGCCGACCGAAAACATTACCTGAGCTTGCCGGACGTCGTCGAATCGGGCTGTCAAAACGGGAGAGGGCGTTCAGCGTCCTCACCCTGGAATGTTCCGATTTCCCGGAGCGCGTGCATCTTGTCACGGCCCCGCTCGATCGATGCCAGCGCCCTGGTCAGGAACTGCTCGAAGTTGGCCAGCGCGGTGTCGACGTAGTCGTCGACCTCCTCACGCAGCCGCTGCGCCTCGGTGCGCGCCTCGGCGATGATCCGGGCGCCCTCGTGCTCGGCGGACACGGTGATCTCGTTCACCGACACCAGGCGGGCGTGCTCGGCCTCGCCCTCGCTGATGATCCGGTCGGCCTCGCGCCGGCCGGCCTCGACGATCCGGTCCCGCTCGTCCAGGACCGCGGCCGCCTTGCGCAACTCGGAGGGGAGCTCGGCGCGCAGCTCCTCGAGCCTTTCGATCATCTCGCCGCGGTCGAACATGAAGTTCGTCCGCGACATCGGCACGGAACGCGCGTCCTGGACGTGCTCGATGAGCTCGTCGATACGGTCGAGCGGATCCACCGGTGCCTCACTCCCGTCGTCGAACCGCCACCCAGCGTGGTGCGATCACGTTACTGTGCCGCCGCCGGGCCGGGTTCCGGCACGCCGGACGCGGCCCGGGTCTCTCTAATTCTGCTTCAGCCGGTTGACCAGCCGGGCCAGCACCGGGTCGGGAAGGTACGCCGAGGCGTCGCCACCCCACTTGACCACGTCTTTGACCAGGCTGGACGATAGGAACGAGTACAGCGGATTGGTGGGCATGAACAGCGTCTCCACACCGGAGAGCCCGATGTTCATCTGCGCCATCTGCAACTCGTAGTCGAAGTCGCTGACCGCGCGGATGCCCTTGACCACCACGGCGGCGCCCTGGTCCCGGCAGAAGTCGACGAGCAGCCCGTGGAAGGACATCACCCGGACGTTGTCGTACGCCGCGGTCACCTCGCTGAGCAGTTCGAGGCGCTCCTCGACCGGGAAGAGTCCGGACTTCGACTGGTTGATCAGCACTCCGACGATCACCTCGTCGAAGAGCCGGCTGGCCCGCCCGATGATGTCGAGGTGCCCATTGGTGACCGGGTCGAAGGAGCCGGGACACACCGCTCGTCTCATGATCGGCGACCGTACCAAAGTGTGGTCTCGCCATAGCGCCGGGTGCGGTCGCCGGTGAGGCCGTCCACCCAGCTCAGCGGCTCGGTACGGGTGGAGCGCTCGAACACCACCACGGCGTCCGGCGCCAGCCAGCCGCCGGCCAGCAACGCTCGTTGCACTGTGTCCATCTCGTCGTTACCCACCGCGTACGGCGGGTCGGCGAAGACCACGTCGTACGGCCCCCCGTCCGGGCGATCGGCGAGCACCTGCAGCACCTTTCCGGTGACCAGGCGCGCGGCCGGGCCGACCTTGAGGGCCACCACGTTGTCCCGGACGACCCGGGCCGCCTTGCTGTCCGATTCGACCAGAAGGACGTGTTCGGCACCGCGGGACAGCGCTTCCAGGCCGACCGCGCCGGATCCGGCATAGAGGTCGGCGAACCGCGCTCCGGACAGATCCGTCATGGTGTCCAGAGCACTGAAGAAAGCCTCCCGGACCCGGTCCGATGTGGGCCTGGTCTGCGCACCGGACAGGGTCTGCAGCCGCCGGCCGCCATGGTCACCCGCGATGATCCTGGTCATCCGCGCCCGCCGAAGTTCCTGAGAAGCACACCAGGACGCTACGCCAGGGCGATACGGGCCCACGCGGAACTCTCCCACGCTCCACTCTCGCCGCCCACTATGAACCGTCGGCGGCCGCGCTCGGGCATTGCTCCCCGCCGCGCGATTTCACCGTAATTGCGGGCTTGTATGAGCACGCTGCGCATCGACGGGATTCCGGACCGTCGACTGAAGATCTCGAATGCGTATCAAGACCCTTGGAAAGGCCTTAACTATTTCCCCGGCGCCGGGACCTGGCTAAGGTCAACGCCGCTGTGTCGTCGGTACGCCGCCGACACGACGGCGCGGGGAGGTGTCGTCGCAGACCGGCTGCCCATCCACAGCGGTCTCCGTTTCTCTTCCTGTGAGTCCCCCCTGTTCCCCTCCGCAGGAGAAGGCGTGAAAATCAAGTCATCGCTTCGCCGCACCGCTAGCCTCCTCGCGGGCGCGGTCATCGGCCTGACGGGCGTCGCGGCCATGGCCGCACCCGCCAGTGCCCACGACGCCTGGGTCACCGGTTCCGCCACGTGCGGCTCGGACGGCAAGAACGTCGTCACCTGGACCCTCACCAACGACTTCGGCACCGACGCGACGGTCAACGACCTCAAGATCCCCGCCGGCGCGACCAAGCCCGTCGACGCGAACGGGCACGAGCTCACCGAGGGCTACGTGCTGCCCCGCCGGCAGAACAACGCGAACGGCCAGGCCGTCTTCACGCAGGTGTTCGACGGCGGCACCGAGGTGCAGCTGTCCTTCACCGCGACGTGGCCGACGGACAACTTCACCGAGTCGTCGCCGAACAACACGGCCAACGTGCAGCTGAAGCAGGACTGCACCCCGCCGGCGCCGGTCTGTGAGGCCACCGCCACCCGGTTCCACCACACCTTCGCGCTGGTCGACGGCAAGTGGAAGGCCGTCGTCAAGCTCGACGACGACTCGAAGCTCTGCAACGACGAGCCGGTCACCCTGGTCTCGTACTTCGCGCCGAAGGCGAGCGACAAGGACGGCGACAACTGGCCGCAGTACGAGTACGAGCACGCCTCGGACACGATCACCGACCAGCACCGCACCGCCACGCTCGACGTCGCGGCCCCGGACTGCAACACCCAGGTCGACCTGTTCTTCGGTGCCGAGAAGGACATCATCAACCCGATGACCCAGAACGGCGCCCGGTACGGCGACCGCAAGCTGGGCAGCGGCAGCGGCCTCGGTGGCCGGTCCA
Protein-coding regions in this window:
- the rpmF gene encoding 50S ribosomal protein L32, producing the protein MAVPKRKMSRSNTRSRRANWKATAVSTVACPQCKSPKLPHTACSVCGTYNGRQVLEV
- a CDS encoding phosphate acyltransferase PlsX — translated: MGRLVPEQWRSTGAPVPARERGTARIAVDLLGGDHAPAVVVDGALRAVTDDPSLHLTLVGPAEAADAVLAALHPAQRHRITAVPAGTAAEAVAAGLADALVSAGDTGQTVLAAARALGRRPGVRRPPLAAVLPTAAGRLVLLDVGSTVDPDEHTLVMHARLGAAYAAAVHDVPEPRVGLLTIGTEHGKGDRLRRTVAPLLEELPLRYAGLVEGGDVVHGFAADVVVTDGFTGNILLKALEAAHAGKRSDEVRAAVLLGVRGIVVVCHGAATGPDLAQGIAFAADLHRRDANAAMMSYNEVSHE
- the rnc gene encoding ribonuclease III, with protein sequence MNDKRRRPPTLPLEEAFGVPFEADLLERALTHRSYAYENGGLPTNERLEFLGDSVLGVVITSALFHNHPDLPEGQLAKLRASVVNMHALADVARGLGDGGLGPHLLLGKGEETTGGRDKASILADTLEALLGAIYLEHGLETAGEVIHRLFDPLMAESAGRGAALDWKTSLQELTAALGLGVPDYVIEDSGPDHAKTFTAWVVVAGVRYGGSDGRSKKQAEQRAAAAAWRMLTERSEADGDDKPE
- the rsmD gene encoding 16S rRNA (guanine(966)-N(2))-methyltransferase RsmD; translation: MTRIIAGDHGGRRLQTLSGAQTRPTSDRVREAFFSALDTMTDLSGARFADLYAGSGAVGLEALSRGAEHVLLVESDSKAARVVRDNVVALKVGPAARLVTGKVLQVLADRPDGGPYDVVFADPPYAVGNDEMDTVQRALLAGGWLAPDAVVVFERSTRTEPLSWVDGLTGDRTRRYGETTLWYGRRS
- a CDS encoding DUF177 domain-containing protein, translating into MPKSPQSHLDPRKPLVVDTTKLPRQPGATRALKQVVPAPADLGLELISVPEGSDLELDLSMTSVSEGVYVSGAVRGSLNGECGRCLNEIDRSFEVTIGEMFAYADSTTEETTDEDEVGRMQGDLIDLEPAVRDAVVLTLPTNPLCRPDCPGLCPECGVHFDDLPADHSHEEVDPRWAALRNLSSNEE
- the mutM gene encoding bifunctional DNA-formamidopyrimidine glycosylase/DNA-(apurinic or apyrimidinic site) lyase, with the translated sequence MPELPEVETVRMGLAKWVTGRTVSAVEVHHPRAIRRHLPGDTHFIAMLTGRTILDVARRGKYLWLPLDSGDAIIAHLGMSGQLLMQPGTADDEKHLRVRFRFTDDGPELRFVDQRTFGGLSVSEGGADLPAEISHIARDPIDPLFDDDAFSARLRGRHTEVKRALLDQSLISGVGNIYADEALWRARLHGTRPTDKLSRPAVARLLQHVRDVLGEAIVAGGTSFDELYVNVNGESGYFDRSLNAYGREGEPCKRCGAIMRRESFMNRSSFSCPRCQPKPRLTHAA
- a CDS encoding mannosyltransferase family protein; the encoded protein is MATTSPSKAAPAVTDTPEPPAAPQTLWEKAGGGPGVAVAVGLLALTRVGQLLMIWWLGGASTSHGGVWQRLLVWDGGWFLRVANNGYPHGYTYDENHVLQANELAFFPLYPSLIRAVSALGVAPGTAAVAVAWLASIGAAVALHLLGTTLYGKRAGWALVAICCSAPVSVVLSMAYSESLFLALVAGMLAAAHRRAWLPAAVLGLGAALTRPTGAAAAIALAVAAVMALRDEPNRIKPLAAAATALAGVPLFLGWVGWRVGDWTAWFKIQTAGWGTSFDYGRSTVRFLHDTFTSGDGWVQVSVGLILLVALAAAGVALAQKPWPPLAVYGVVAMILVYGQAGFYHSKPRLLLPVLLTLLPAVLAAARARPRVAILSITAWAAFGLWYGAYLITVWPYTM
- the coaD gene encoding pantetheine-phosphate adenylyltransferase — encoded protein: MRRAVCPGSFDPVTNGHLDIIGRASRLFDEVIVGVLINQSKSGLFPVEERLELLSEVTAAYDNVRVMSFHGLLVDFCRDQGAAVVVKGIRAVSDFDYELQMAQMNIGLSGVETLFMPTNPLYSFLSSSLVKDVVKWGGDASAYLPDPVLARLVNRLKQN